The Sulfurimonas sp. HSL3-2 genome segment TACAGCAAAGATAAACAGCTTTATAATGATTTTTCTTTATCTTTACATGTAGGCGAGATAAAGGCGATCGTAGGAGAGAGCGGGGCAGGAAAGTCCACTCTTTTTGAGCTGATCCTCGGAAATCTAAAGCCTTATCATGGAGAGATCACAGCTATGCGTGTCTCACAGGTGTTTCAAGACCCCTACAGCTCTTTTCATCCAAGTTATAAGATCATTGACCAGATAAAAGATGTAGCAGATACAGAGGGGATCCAGGTATATTTAGACACGATGAACCTAGAGATGATGCAGCTGCAAAAACTTCCGCATGAGCTTTCAGGCGGACAGCTTCAGCGTGCTTCGATAGTAAGAGCACTTTTGATGAAGCCAAAACTTCTGCTTTTGGATGAGCCGACGTCGGCGCTTGATAATGTGATCCAGTTAGATGTCATGAAGATGCTTTTAACACAGCTGCCAAATATGGGGATGCTTTTGATCACTCACGAGCTTGAACTGGCTTCGTGGTGTGCAGATGAGGTCATAAAGATCAGTTAGCAGTGTGTATGAAATACTTTGCTAAGTAGAATCCCCCGCCTGCCATAAAGACTGTACCAACAGCATTAAGTCCCATATTTATAAGTGCCAGACCGATACTCCCACCCTCTAAAAGCATAAAACTCTCTATCGCAAATGTAGAGTAGGTCGTAAGCGCTCCGAGTATCCCTGTTGAAAGAAAACTCTTTACATGTAAAGAAAAAAATGTGGTGTACATAAAGTAAGCCACAAGAATGCCCATAATGAAACTTCCTATGAGGTTTACGCCAAGTGTCCCGTAAGGCAGATCGTGAGGCACTCTGTGAGAGATGACTCCGTTTAGATATGAACGCAGGACAGCTCCGATAAAGCCGCCGCTACCTATTGCCAGTATTGTTTGCCAACTCATCATCGTACACCTTTTGCATCTTAGTTCTTAGATCATTCAGCCACTCAGGATCATTTTTATCAGCTACAAACGAATCTAAAAATATCGCTTTGATCTTCTTTGGCCTGTAGTAATACTTTTTTATATTGTAGCACGATGATGTCGCGATAAAGACCACAGGCTGAACGCGTAGTGCATATTTATCAGCTACTATCTTTGCGCCGGGCTTAAACTTGAGCATCTTCCCTGCTGTCGTCCTTGTGCCTTCAGGAAAGATCGTTATTACCCTTCCTTTGTCAAGTCTGTCTTTACTTGCTTTTAGAAGTTTGACAAGTGAGCTTTTACTTTCGCGTTCTATGGGAATATCTTCAGGAAGACGAAGTGTAAGTCCGAAAAACGGTATGTCAAAAAGTTCTTTTTTTGCTACCCACGCCAGATCTCTTGGGCTTAACAGCTCCATTAAGGCGATATCGAGGTCACTTTGATGGTTGATAAGAAACATCTGAGCCTGCGGATCCTCTTTACCGACTTTTTCATAAGACCAAAACGTAAAAAGTTGTATAAATCTTGAAGCTATCTTTTGAGCTTTTGGTTTTGGAACAAGTTTAAATATCGCTATCATCAATGCCATAGCGGTAAATATTATGAAAGTGGCGTATGCCCAACTAATTCGAGCAAATATCTTCATTACTAACCCATCCGATCTTATTATTATCTAGTTTTATTTTTTTGTATCCCTTTGTAGTACCTTCTACTTCAAGATAGTTCGTTACAGGCAGCTGTTCAAAGACAGTACCGTTTTTTAATGGAAGCAGATATATATTTGACCCCTCTTTAACACAGATGATCTCCGATGGTCTTATCGAGAAGATGATATATGCCGCAGGTATCGTCAATACAATAAGATAGATATATTTTTTCTTCCAAACTATCAAGAGCAACAAAACGACAAAAACAGCAGCCGCAGCCATGATCTTTATCTGCGAGAACTGCTGGTCTTTAGGCCTAAGATCACTTTGCGTCGTGACTCTGTCATCATCTACGACAACAGGAAAAGATATCTTTTTAAATCTTTGCTCTTGAAGATTGAAATATGAGAATGTAAAGTTCTCGATATCTTTTTTGATGATCGCATAATATGTGACTTTTGGGCTCATAAAGTTATTGTCAAGCGACTCGATACCCTGTTTAGCAACGTTGTTTATATGAATATCAGCCAGATCGCTTCTTGAAGCAACAGCGGTAAAAAGGACAATATTATAGTTTTTATTGTAACTGGTGATCTTATAGTTTGTTATATTAAAAGAATCAGCAATAATATTTGAAAAATTGTCTTTAGGATTCAGTGTGATGACATTAAGTTCCTGCCCTTTAAGCGTTGTTGTCGCAGGGTATTCATTACCGTTTGCATCTGTAGCAGTTGCTATAAAGTTTGGTAAAACTGCAGTGCTTTTTTCAGCTTGAAAGTAAAAAGTATCATAAAAATATTTTCCGACTTTTGTATGGCTTGCAGTCTCATCTATGAGATTGACACCACTGCCGTTTTCAAATGTAAAAGAGATGTTTTGATAGTCTGATTTTGTAGATAGTGATTTGATTGTGATAGGAAATATTTCGCCGTTGATGACTCTTTGGGGTACAGCATCATAAGACAGATAGATGATCTTTTGGCTTACTACTGTAGTGTCTTCCGGTTCAAAGATAGTCTCATCTTCGGCATATGAAAAACCGAAGATAAGAAAGATTGCAAGTATAAAGCGTATCACGCGCTTAAAAATCCCTCTAGCATTTTTACTCCGTCGTCACTTCCAAGAAGTACTTCCATTGCACGTTCAGGGTGAGGCATAAGACCAAATACGTTTTTCTCTTTGTTACAGATTCCTGCGATAGAATCAACAGAACCGTTAGGATTTGAGATCTCACCGTTTGCATCAGTATATTTTAAAAGAACCTGGTTGTTTGCATAAAGCTCTTTTAGACCCTCTTCATCTATGTAGTAGTTTCCGTCGTGGTGAGCGATCGGAACATTTACGACATCATCTACATTTAGTTTTTCCAAGAAGGTATTATCGTTAGATACGACCTTTAGATGGTGGTGACGAGAGATAAAGTGAAGTTTGTCATTTCTCTTTAATGCGCCAGGAAGCAGTCTAGACTCTGTTAAGACTTGAAATCCGTTACAGATCCCCAGGACTTTCCCACCCTTGTTAGCATACTCTTTGACAGCTTTCATAATAGGAGAAAACTTAGCGATAGCACCGCTTCTTAGATAATCTCCGTAACTAAATCCCCCGGCAACGACTACTAGGTCTGTATCAGCAGGAAGAGATTCCTCTTTATGCCAGACAACTTCTGTATCGGCACCCAGTTTTTTAAATGCATAAACTGTGTCATATTCACAGTTCGTTCCCGGAAATTGCAGTATCGCTACTTTCATTTTATAAGCTCTATGTCGTAATCTTCGATGACT includes the following:
- a CDS encoding lysophospholipid acyltransferase family protein, translating into MKIFARISWAYATFIIFTAMALMIAIFKLVPKPKAQKIASRFIQLFTFWSYEKVGKEDPQAQMFLINHQSDLDIALMELLSPRDLAWVAKKELFDIPFFGLTLRLPEDIPIERESKSSLVKLLKASKDRLDKGRVITIFPEGTRTTAGKMLKFKPGAKIVADKYALRVQPVVFIATSSCYNIKKYYYRPKKIKAIFLDSFVADKNDPEWLNDLRTKMQKVYDDELANNTGNR
- the purQ gene encoding phosphoribosylformylglycinamidine synthase I, producing the protein MKVAILQFPGTNCEYDTVYAFKKLGADTEVVWHKEESLPADTDLVVVAGGFSYGDYLRSGAIAKFSPIMKAVKEYANKGGKVLGICNGFQVLTESRLLPGALKRNDKLHFISRHHHLKVVSNDNTFLEKLNVDDVVNVPIAHHDGNYYIDEEGLKELYANNQVLLKYTDANGEISNPNGSVDSIAGICNKEKNVFGLMPHPERAMEVLLGSDDGVKMLEGFLSA
- a CDS encoding ATP-binding cassette domain-containing protein, producing MKEQVLHVKDLTFGYSKDKQLYNDFSLSLHVGEIKAIVGESGAGKSTLFELILGNLKPYHGEITAMRVSQVFQDPYSSFHPSYKIIDQIKDVADTEGIQVYLDTMNLEMMQLQKLPHELSGGQLQRASIVRALLMKPKLLLLDEPTSALDNVIQLDVMKMLLTQLPNMGMLLITHELELASWCADEVIKIS
- the crcB gene encoding fluoride efflux transporter CrcB; this encodes MSWQTILAIGSGGFIGAVLRSYLNGVISHRVPHDLPYGTLGVNLIGSFIMGILVAYFMYTTFFSLHVKSFLSTGILGALTTYSTFAIESFMLLEGGSIGLALINMGLNAVGTVFMAGGGFYLAKYFIHTAN